A single region of the Dromaius novaehollandiae isolate bDroNov1 chromosome 27, bDroNov1.hap1, whole genome shotgun sequence genome encodes:
- the BYSL gene encoding bystin: MPKARRGPAAARAQPREPSLPLAEQILRAAAPRPTARAKRRDAAAAEDDDGGYVDSRLSRRILEQARRQQEELEAEHGPGAPAAALGPAPPGPDSEEEAEEEEEEEWPSLEQAAAGRWSQEVAVDPEDEKAIEMFMNKNPPLRRTLADIIMEKITEKQTEVETVMSEVTGCPMPQLDPRVLEVYRGVREVLSKYRSGKLPKAFKIIPALSNWEQILYITEPETWTAAAMYQATRIFSSNLKERMAQRFYNLVLLPRVRDDIAEYKRLNFHLYMALKKALFKPGAWFKGILIPLCESGTCTLREAIIIGSILTKCSIPVLHSSAAMLKIAEMQYSGANSIFLRLLIDKKYALPFRVVDALVFHFLAFRTDQRVLPVLWHQSFLAFAQRYKEDLSSEQKEALLELLKFHCHPQISPEIRRELVNSKTRDVEGQQPVAME, from the exons ATGCCGaaggcgcggcgcggccccgcggcggcccgggcgcaGCCCCGCGAGCCGTCGCTGCCGCTGGCCGAGCAGAtcctgcgggcggcggcgccgcggcccacGGCGCGGGCGAAGCGTCgcgacgcggcggcggcggaggatgATGATGGCGGCTACGTGGACTCGCGGCTGTCGCGGCGGATCCTGGAGCAGGCGCGGcggcagcaggaggagctggaggccGAGCACGGCCCcggcgcgcccgccgcggcgctgg gccccgcgccgcccggccccgacagcgaggaggaggcggaggaggaggaggaggaagagtggcCCTCGCTGGagcaggccgcggcggggcgctggagccaggaggTGGCCGTGGACCCCGAGGATGAGAAGGCCATCGAGATGTTCATGAACAAGAACCCGCCGCTGAG gcgcACACTCGCGGACATCATCATGGAGAAGATCACGGAGAAGCAGACGGAGGTGGAGACGGTGATGTCGGAAGTAACGGGCTGCCCCATGCCTCAGCTCGACCCCCGTGTCCTGGAGGTCTACAGGGGCGTACGAGAA gtgCTGTCCAAATACAGGAGTGGCAAACTCCCCAAGGCGTTTAAAATCATTCCCGCCTTATCCAACTGGGAACAGATCCTCTACATCACAGAGCCAGAGACCTGGACAGCAGCTGCCATGTACCAAGCAACCAG GATATTTTCATCCAACCTGAAAGAAAGGATGGCCCAGAGGTTCTACAACCTGGTGCTGCTGCCTCGGGTCAGGGACGACATTGCTGAGTACAAGCGCCTCAACTTTCACCTCTACATGGCTCTGAAGAAGGCGTTGTTCAAGCCGGGAGCCTGGTTCAAAG GGATCCTCATCCCCCTGTGCGAGTCGGGGACCTGCACGCTGCGGGAAGCCATCATCATCGGCAGCATCCTCACCAAGTGCTCCATCCCCGTCCTTCACTCCAG CGCGGCCATGCTGAAGATCGCCGAGATGCAGTACAGCGGCGCCAACAGCATCTTCCTCCGTCTGCTCATTGACAAGAAATACGCGCTGCCCTTCCGCGTGGTGGATGCGCTCGTCTTCCACTTCCTGGCCTTCCGCACGGACCAGCGGGTCCTGCCCGTCCTGTGGCACCAGAGCTTCCTGGCCTTCGCCCAGCGCTACAAGGAGGACCTGTCCTCGGAGCAGAAAGAGGCCTTGCTTGAGCTGCTCAAATTCCACTGCCACCCACAGATCTCGCCGGAGATCCGGAGGGAGCTGGTGAACTCCAAGACACGGGATGTGGAGGGACAGCAGCCGGTGGCTATGGAGTGA
- the MED20 gene encoding mediator of RNA polymerase II transcription subunit 20 — protein MGVTCVAQVPVAEGKSVQQTVELLTRKLELLGAEKQGTFCVDCETYHTAASTMGNQGQTGKLMYVMHNSEYPLSCFALFENGPCLIADANFDILMVKLKGFFQNAKANKIESRGTRYQYCDFLVKVGTVTMGPSARGISVEVEYCPCVIANDCWNLLMEFMQSFMGSHTPGIPSVFGTKHDSVYSPADTVVQYMELFNKIRKQQQVPVAGIR, from the exons ATGGGGGTCACGTG CGTGGCGCAGGTGCCGGTGGCGGAGGGCAAGAGCGTGCAGCAGACGGTGGAGCTCCTCACGAggaagctggagctgctgggggccGAGAAGCAGGGCACCTTCTGCGTGGACTGCGAGACCTACCACACCGCCGCCTCCACCATGGGCAACCAAG GGCAGACGGGCAAGCTGATGTATGTGATGCACAACTCCGAATATCCCCTCAGCTGTTTTGCTCTCTTTGAAAATGGTCCCTGCCTCATAGCAGATGCCAACTTTGATATCCTTATGGTGAAGCTGAAAGGCTTCTTCCAAAATGCCAAGGCGAACAAGATAGAGAGCCGAGGTACCCGCTACCAGTACTGTGACTTCTTGGTGAAGGTGGGCACAGTTACAATGGGGCCCAGTGCCCGTGGGATATCCGTGGAG GTTGAGTACTGCCCCTGCGTGATAGCCAACGACTGCTGGAACCTGCTCATGGAGTTCATGCAGAGCTTCATGGGGAGCCACACTCCTGGCATCCCGTCTGTGTTTGGCACCAAGCACGACAGCGTCTACAGCCCGGCGGATACCGTGGTTCAGTACATGGAGCTGTTCAACAAGATCCGCAAGCAGCAGCAGGTGCCTGTGGCAGGAATCAGATGA